In one Hydrogenobacter sp. genomic region, the following are encoded:
- a CDS encoding aldehyde dehydrogenase family protein, translating to MLEKGMLIGGKYVKSEEELYIHYPYTGEVIGKVFKGSEKQVDEAIEVAKEGFRKMSSLTPHERYSILMKASQMLQDRAEEFAKTLVLEVGKTIREARSEVQRAIQTLIFSAEEAKRISGEVVPLDAHPNGRGKVGFFIRQPVGIVSAITPFNFPLNLSMHKVAPALAAGNAVILKPSERTPLTPLMLGELLLSAGLPPEAISVIPGYGDVGKAMTTHPDVRVVSFTGSKKIGEIITKQAGIKKVILELGSNSALVLHKDGNVNKAVVKTIQGGYAIAGQVCISVQRVFVHEDVFDIYLSALKSAVDNLNVGDPMREDTDVGPMISSSEVERVQEWVGQAIKEGAKLVRGGVACAESKALLEPTIVSLVPENTKLFSEEAFAPVVVVNPYRDIEEAIKAVNSSVYGLQVGVFTKDIDIAWEFIKKVEAGGVLINEGPNFRADHMPYGGVKHSGIGREGPRFAIEDYTEIKMVVWDLNP from the coding sequence ATGCTTGAGAAGGGTATGTTAATAGGTGGGAAGTATGTCAAGAGTGAGGAGGAACTGTATATACACTATCCATATACCGGTGAAGTCATAGGTAAGGTCTTTAAAGGTTCTGAAAAGCAAGTTGATGAAGCTATAGAGGTAGCAAAAGAAGGCTTCAGAAAAATGTCCTCGCTTACCCCTCACGAAAGGTACAGCATACTCATGAAGGCATCCCAGATGCTCCAAGACAGAGCCGAAGAGTTCGCAAAAACCTTAGTGCTTGAAGTTGGAAAGACTATAAGAGAGGCAAGATCAGAAGTCCAAAGGGCTATACAGACGCTTATCTTTTCAGCGGAAGAGGCAAAGAGGATAAGTGGAGAGGTAGTACCTTTGGATGCTCACCCGAATGGTAGGGGGAAAGTTGGCTTTTTTATAAGACAGCCGGTAGGTATAGTATCGGCTATAACGCCTTTCAATTTTCCTCTCAATCTCTCCATGCACAAAGTAGCACCTGCTTTGGCTGCAGGTAATGCGGTGATCTTAAAGCCTTCAGAAAGAACACCTTTGACCCCTCTTATGCTTGGCGAACTTCTCCTTTCTGCTGGACTTCCACCAGAAGCCATAAGCGTAATACCGGGATATGGTGACGTTGGTAAAGCTATGACCACCCATCCGGATGTAAGAGTTGTATCCTTCACAGGAAGTAAAAAGATAGGTGAGATCATCACCAAACAGGCTGGCATAAAGAAGGTGATTTTGGAACTTGGCTCTAACTCAGCTTTGGTGTTACATAAGGACGGAAACGTAAATAAGGCTGTGGTAAAAACCATTCAGGGGGGTTACGCTATAGCCGGTCAGGTGTGTATATCCGTTCAAAGAGTCTTCGTACACGAAGATGTCTTTGATATTTATCTGTCAGCTTTAAAAAGCGCTGTTGATAATCTGAATGTGGGCGATCCAATGCGGGAAGATACGGATGTGGGTCCAATGATAAGCTCTTCGGAAGTGGAGAGAGTACAGGAATGGGTAGGACAAGCCATCAAAGAGGGTGCAAAGCTCGTAAGGGGTGGCGTAGCATGTGCAGAAAGCAAGGCACTTTTAGAACCCACGATAGTTAGCCTTGTACCGGAAAATACCAAGCTCTTTTCAGAAGAAGCCTTTGCTCCTGTTGTAGTTGTGAATCCGTATAGGGATATAGAAGAAGCAATAAAAGCGGTAAACAGTTCTGTGTATGGTCTTCAAGTAGGTGTGTTCACCAAAGACATTGATATAGCCTGGGAGTTCATAAAAAAGGTAGAGGCTGGAGGTGTATTGATAAATGAAGGTCCCAATTTTAGGGCTGATCACATGCCTTACGGTGGTGTAAAGCATTCAGGAATAGGGAGAGAAGGTCCAAGATTTGCCATAGAGGATTACACAGAAATAAAGATGGTCGTATGGGATCTTAATCCTTAA
- the thiE gene encoding thiamine phosphate synthase, producing the protein MNLFVYLVTDDKYFMERDLVSTTEQALQGGITALQYRFKNKSARQMYEELLVLRELTRRYGVDLVVNDRVDLAMAVGADGVHVGKQDLPPDIVRKIVGDSMYIGYSVNSVEDLRDVDHLPIDYVGFGSVYETTTKENYRLVGIEGLRQAVKLTQKPIVAIGGITHYRVKEVLEAGAKGVAVVSAILGFEDVKKASETLVQACKSVYRERLFMP; encoded by the coding sequence ATGAATCTGTTTGTGTATCTTGTGACGGATGACAAGTACTTTATGGAAAGAGATCTTGTAAGTACCACTGAGCAGGCTTTGCAGGGAGGTATAACAGCCCTTCAGTACAGATTTAAAAATAAGAGCGCAAGACAGATGTACGAAGAGCTTCTGGTACTTAGGGAGTTGACAAGAAGGTACGGAGTAGACCTTGTAGTAAATGATAGAGTGGATCTTGCAATGGCTGTAGGTGCAGATGGTGTACATGTAGGAAAGCAGGACCTTCCTCCCGACATTGTTAGAAAGATAGTAGGAGACAGCATGTACATAGGTTATTCGGTAAACAGCGTTGAAGACCTCAGGGATGTGGATCATCTACCTATAGATTACGTAGGATTCGGATCCGTTTACGAAACAACCACAAAGGAAAATTACAGATTAGTAGGTATAGAAGGTTTGCGTCAAGCTGTAAAGCTTACTCAAAAACCTATAGTAGCCATAGGTGGCATAACCCATTATAGGGTGAAGGAGGTTCTGGAAGCTGGGGCAAAAGGTGTAGCTGTAGTTTCAGCTATACTGGGGTTTGAGGATGTAAAAAAGGCTTCCGAAACGCTTGTACAAGCATGCAAAAGCGTCTATAGAGAAAGGCTCTTTATGCCATGA
- a CDS encoding 5'-3' exonuclease H3TH domain-containing protein has product MKILYILDGSAFVYRSFFALPQLSTKSGFPTGAVYGFMRAILSILKAERPKYFVVVFDHPAPTTKKEIYSDYKSKRPPMPDPLRLQIPVIKELLKLMGIPLLEVEGYEADDIIGYITQKAVELSFYVKIYSPDKDILQLVSEKVSVINPISGEFFDRQAVLKKFGVSPELIPDLLALAGDKVDNIEGIKGIGKKTAIKVLEKYQSVTNILRNFEDFQAFFPYADREKLELSYALVKLHPVPEMNLKEEDIRLKKPDMESLKRRLLELEMKSLIKDVESLSKSLSQRQLF; this is encoded by the coding sequence ATGAAAATCCTTTATATACTTGACGGTTCAGCTTTTGTGTATAGGAGTTTTTTCGCCCTTCCTCAGCTTTCAACCAAGAGCGGATTTCCTACTGGTGCTGTATACGGCTTTATGAGAGCTATCCTTTCCATACTTAAGGCGGAAAGACCCAAGTACTTCGTTGTGGTCTTCGACCACCCTGCACCTACTACAAAAAAGGAGATCTATAGCGACTACAAAAGTAAAAGACCACCTATGCCAGATCCTCTAAGGCTGCAAATACCTGTCATAAAAGAACTTTTGAAGCTTATGGGAATTCCCCTTTTGGAAGTGGAAGGTTACGAAGCCGATGACATTATCGGTTATATTACACAAAAGGCTGTGGAACTGAGCTTTTACGTAAAGATATACTCACCGGATAAGGATATATTACAGCTTGTGTCCGAAAAAGTGAGTGTTATAAACCCTATCAGTGGTGAGTTTTTTGACAGACAGGCTGTTTTGAAAAAGTTCGGGGTAAGCCCAGAACTCATACCGGATCTTCTCGCCTTGGCAGGTGACAAAGTGGATAACATAGAAGGTATAAAGGGTATAGGGAAGAAGACAGCCATTAAGGTACTTGAAAAGTACCAAAGCGTTACTAACATACTGAGGAACTTTGAAGATTTCCAAGCTTTCTTCCCTTATGCTGACAGAGAAAAACTTGAGCTGTCTTACGCTCTTGTAAAGCTACATCCTGTGCCAGAAATGAACTTGAAAGAGGAGGATATACGCCTCAAAAAGCCGGATATGGAAAGTTTAAAGAGAAGACTTCTTGAACTTGAGATGAAAAGTTTGATAAAAGATGTGGAATCGTTATCAAAAAGTCTATCTCAAAGACAGCTTTTTTAA
- a CDS encoding lysylphosphatidylglycerol synthase domain-containing protein, with protein MWNRYQKVYLKDSFFKLVKKILIPILLSTSFLALFFVYVPLDKVMNSLSRVSLDEFFLAFFFYTASQIIRSFRWLPLMRGLSFLDIYLINSANIFFNNVLPARTGELSWFYYAKKLGVSLKLSVWSFLLGRLFDLLALIFIALFLYTVIEKSVLTFFISLIMIFLSLFFHKVYLFLPSWGKIGNLKSYLKDNTSLRLSSLLFLCSTFSVVFKFVAIVQLLSVSSYLLSFLSFSFGELSSVLPFHSFMGYGTYEISFSIPAKFASADMKKWLVEGFIAHNFLLLSSAFYGILSVFLLHRKN; from the coding sequence ATGTGGAATCGTTATCAAAAAGTCTATCTCAAAGACAGCTTTTTTAAATTGGTAAAGAAGATTTTAATACCAATTTTATTATCCACATCATTTTTAGCTCTCTTTTTTGTGTATGTTCCTTTAGATAAAGTGATGAATAGCCTCAGTCGTGTATCTTTAGATGAATTCTTTCTTGCCTTTTTCTTCTATACAGCAAGTCAGATAATAAGGAGTTTTAGGTGGCTACCTTTGATGAGAGGTCTAAGCTTCTTAGATATTTACCTTATAAACAGTGCCAATATATTCTTCAATAACGTGCTTCCTGCGAGAACCGGTGAGTTAAGCTGGTTTTATTATGCAAAAAAACTCGGCGTATCTTTAAAGCTTTCTGTATGGTCTTTCCTTTTGGGAAGGCTTTTTGATCTTCTGGCTCTTATTTTTATAGCTTTGTTTCTCTATACAGTAATTGAAAAGTCAGTTCTGACCTTTTTCATTTCCCTCATAATGATATTTTTGTCTCTTTTTTTCCATAAAGTATACCTCTTTTTACCTTCTTGGGGAAAAATTGGAAACCTGAAAAGTTATCTCAAAGATAACACGAGCCTTCGGCTCTCAAGCTTACTCTTTTTGTGTTCCACCTTTTCTGTGGTTTTTAAGTTTGTTGCGATAGTTCAGCTTTTGAGTGTGTCCTCCTATTTACTAAGTTTTTTGTCTTTTTCTTTCGGTGAGCTAAGCAGTGTCCTCCCATTTCACAGTTTTATGGGTTATGGTACTTACGAGATCAGCTTCTCAATACCTGCAAAATTTGCAAGTGCTGACATGAAAAAGTGGCTCGTTGAGGGATTTATAGCTCACAACTTCTTACTTTTGTCTTCAGCTTTCTATGGGATCCTTTCCGTATTTTTGCTTCACAGAAAAAACTAA
- a CDS encoding nodulation protein NfeD, giving the protein MRALAVFFLFMFSLLNEGFPRIFVAQWQDAITPVAVDYIKRSISKAQSEEGSVFILELNTPGGLESSMREIVQEFQKTTIPVVVFVYPSGGRAASAGAIITISADIAAMAPGTNIGAAHPVQIGGEGQNDVMKEKVLQDTLAFVRSIAREKGRNVEVVESMVKKSISLTPEEALKANIIDLIATDRTDLLNKLNGRIVEKHGRKIILETEGVQVYQISKSLREEFLNLVTNPTIAYMLLLIGFYGIFFELYNPGSIVPGAVGIISLLLGLYGLGVVGVNWLGLLLILAGILLLALEVVTPSLGGLAIAGGIALALGSFILISPESPYGNIPISVITTMVILTVAFFLFAGRLGFKAQKRKKMLGTEELIGEVGEAITDFAKGKGKVFVHGEIWNAVSEEDIKKGDAVLIEEVKGLTLKVRKS; this is encoded by the coding sequence ATGCGTGCTTTAGCTGTATTTTTTCTGTTTATGTTTTCACTTTTGAATGAGGGTTTTCCAAGGATTTTTGTTGCCCAGTGGCAAGATGCCATCACGCCAGTGGCAGTGGATTACATAAAGAGAAGCATATCAAAGGCACAAAGTGAAGAGGGAAGTGTTTTTATACTTGAGCTTAATACCCCTGGAGGTCTTGAATCCTCAATGAGGGAAATAGTTCAGGAGTTTCAAAAGACAACTATTCCCGTTGTAGTTTTTGTGTATCCATCGGGTGGACGTGCTGCATCTGCGGGTGCTATAATAACCATATCGGCAGATATTGCTGCAATGGCTCCTGGCACAAACATAGGCGCTGCTCATCCTGTCCAAATAGGTGGGGAAGGGCAGAACGATGTTATGAAGGAGAAGGTACTTCAGGACACCTTGGCGTTTGTAAGGAGTATAGCCAGAGAGAAGGGGAGAAACGTAGAAGTTGTGGAAAGCATGGTAAAAAAAAGCATATCTCTGACTCCTGAGGAGGCTCTAAAAGCTAACATAATAGATCTCATAGCCACGGACAGGACTGATCTTTTGAATAAGCTGAACGGTAGGATTGTTGAAAAGCATGGAAGAAAAATAATACTCGAAACGGAAGGAGTCCAAGTTTATCAAATATCAAAGAGCCTGAGAGAAGAGTTTTTAAATCTGGTTACTAATCCTACTATCGCATATATGCTTTTACTCATCGGGTTTTACGGTATATTTTTTGAACTTTATAATCCCGGAAGCATTGTACCAGGTGCTGTTGGGATAATATCACTGCTTTTAGGTCTTTACGGTTTGGGTGTGGTGGGTGTAAACTGGCTTGGACTTTTGCTGATACTTGCCGGTATCTTACTGTTAGCTCTTGAAGTGGTTACCCCCTCATTAGGAGGACTTGCAATAGCTGGAGGCATAGCCTTAGCTCTCGGTTCTTTCATACTTATAAGTCCAGAATCACCTTACGGTAACATACCCATCTCCGTTATAACCACTATGGTAATTCTTACGGTAGCTTTCTTCCTATTTGCGGGAAGGCTCGGCTTTAAAGCTCAAAAGAGAAAGAAGATGCTGGGAACTGAGGAACTCATAGGAGAGGTAGGAGAAGCCATAACAGACTTTGCAAAAGGCAAGGGAAAAGTGTTTGTACATGGAGAAATATGGAATGCGGTGAGTGAAGAGGATATAAAAAAGGGAGATGCTGTACTCATAGAAGAGGTTAAGGGGTTAACCTTGAAGGTGAGAAAATCTTAG
- the rpmF gene encoding 50S ribosomal protein L32 yields MAVPKRKTSKWRRDNRRAQNFFSKVKLSSLATCPNCGELTIPHRVCPYCGHYKGREVIKVS; encoded by the coding sequence ATGGCTGTTCCTAAGAGGAAGACATCCAAATGGAGAAGGGACAACAGAAGAGCGCAAAATTTCTTCTCTAAAGTAAAGCTTTCATCACTTGCAACTTGCCCTAATTGTGGGGAACTGACGATCCCTCATAGGGTATGCCCTTACTGCGGACATTATAAAGGTAGGGAAGTTATCAAAGTAAGTTGA
- the plsX gene encoding phosphate acyltransferase PlsX: MNTPKIAVDCMGGDYAPEEIVKGCLLAHRELDVILYLVGDEKRIKSVLDKENSYDRKRLILINAEDVVGMSEPPSNVLKKKRSSLYIAGILLRENEADGLVSAGNTGAVLTVGKFLVGALEHIERPAIGVALPNPKGRTVLIDVGANVDCKPKHLLQFAIIGHTYAKEILGVQNPKIGILSIGEEEGKGNELVRESYALLKKSKLNFLGNAEGRDIYAGTFDVIVCDGFVGNVILKASESLGMAVLQMIKEEVQKSLIARIGALLIKPALNNFKKKADFAEYGGIPLLGAKKPVIITHGRANAKAIKNAIKVANEFYVHHFNERLAEYIRSLSPKEVKI; the protein is encoded by the coding sequence ATGAATACACCGAAGATAGCGGTTGATTGTATGGGGGGCGATTATGCTCCTGAGGAGATAGTCAAGGGGTGTCTTTTAGCTCACAGGGAACTTGACGTCATACTGTATCTCGTAGGTGACGAAAAAAGGATAAAAAGCGTATTAGATAAAGAAAATAGCTATGATAGGAAGAGACTTATACTTATTAATGCGGAAGATGTGGTGGGTATGAGCGAACCCCCGTCTAACGTTCTTAAAAAGAAAAGATCGTCCCTTTATATTGCGGGGATTTTGCTTAGAGAAAACGAGGCTGACGGGCTTGTATCTGCCGGAAATACAGGTGCTGTACTTACTGTTGGCAAGTTTCTGGTGGGGGCATTGGAACACATAGAGAGACCAGCTATAGGCGTGGCTCTTCCCAATCCTAAAGGAAGAACGGTTCTCATTGATGTAGGGGCGAACGTAGATTGTAAACCCAAACATTTACTTCAGTTTGCCATAATAGGGCACACTTACGCTAAGGAAATCCTCGGAGTACAAAATCCTAAGATTGGCATACTCAGTATAGGTGAAGAGGAAGGAAAGGGAAATGAGCTTGTGAGGGAGTCCTACGCCCTTTTAAAGAAGAGTAAGTTAAACTTCTTGGGAAATGCGGAGGGTAGGGACATATATGCTGGAACTTTTGATGTGATAGTTTGTGACGGTTTTGTCGGAAACGTGATCCTAAAAGCCAGTGAAAGTCTCGGTATGGCTGTGCTTCAGATGATAAAGGAGGAGGTTCAGAAAAGCCTCATCGCAAGAATAGGAGCGTTGCTCATAAAACCTGCCCTCAATAACTTTAAGAAAAAAGCTGATTTTGCCGAATACGGAGGTATTCCACTGCTGGGTGCCAAAAAGCCTGTTATAATAACCCATGGAAGGGCAAACGCAAAAGCTATAAAGAACGCTATAAAGGTAGCTAACGAGTTTTACGTGCATCACTTTAACGAAAGACTCGCCGAATATATAAGGAGTCTCAGCCCAAAAGAGGTAAAAATCTGA
- a CDS encoding beta-ketoacyl-ACP synthase III, whose protein sequence is MGTTITGMGYYVPPKVLTNFDLEKIVDTSDEWITTRTGIKERRIANDENVTQMAYIASLEAIRSARIQPEDIEIILLATLTPELRFPSTACLLQAKLGATKSYAFDISAACSGFIYGLELADAYIRSGKAKNILLVGVEKLSEIVDWQDRSTCVLFGDGAGAVVLSRGEGEILSSKMLSDGSLWEILYAPKCGYISMRGKELFKMAVRSMEDACRYVLETSGVSVEEVNLMIPHQANIRIMDALAEKLGIPKEKVYSNIHKYGNTSAASIPIALCEAYAEGKLKRGDLVMLTAMGGGLTWGAMLLKF, encoded by the coding sequence ATGGGAACAACTATAACGGGAATGGGTTATTATGTACCACCAAAGGTGCTTACTAACTTTGATTTAGAAAAGATAGTTGACACATCAGATGAATGGATAACTACCAGAACGGGAATAAAGGAGAGGAGAATAGCTAACGACGAAAATGTTACTCAGATGGCTTATATAGCAAGCCTTGAAGCTATCAGATCCGCACGCATACAGCCGGAAGACATAGAAATAATTCTTCTCGCCACGCTCACCCCTGAGCTGAGATTTCCATCCACAGCATGCCTTTTACAAGCCAAGCTTGGAGCGACAAAATCTTACGCTTTTGACATATCGGCTGCGTGTAGCGGTTTTATTTACGGGCTTGAGCTGGCTGATGCCTACATAAGATCTGGGAAAGCTAAAAATATACTTCTCGTAGGCGTTGAGAAACTATCAGAGATAGTAGATTGGCAAGATAGAAGCACCTGTGTGCTTTTTGGAGATGGGGCGGGTGCTGTCGTATTATCCAGAGGGGAAGGAGAGATACTTTCTTCCAAGATGCTGTCAGATGGAAGCTTGTGGGAAATACTTTACGCTCCAAAGTGCGGATACATAAGCATGAGAGGTAAGGAACTTTTTAAGATGGCGGTAAGGAGTATGGAAGATGCGTGCAGGTACGTTCTTGAAACATCAGGTGTAAGTGTTGAAGAAGTGAACTTGATGATTCCCCATCAGGCGAATATAAGAATAATGGATGCCCTTGCTGAGAAATTAGGTATACCAAAAGAAAAGGTTTACTCCAACATACACAAATACGGCAACACTAGCGCAGCTTCCATACCCATAGCCCTCTGTGAAGCGTATGCCGAAGGTAAACTAAAAAGAGGCGATCTGGTGATGCTGACAGCAATGGGAGGAGGACTGACTTGGGGAGCAATGCTTCTAAAATTTTAG
- the mgtA gene encoding magnesium-translocating P-type ATPase, which translates to MGSNASKILGLSSSQANERLKRYGYNRIEKGKRLSDLDILLSQFKNPYIFLLLFTAILSAFLGEKTDAFVIVSIILLGGLLDFWQERGANKTVEKLLSMVKTHATVIRDGVERDIPMEEVTVEDAVILRAGDMVPADGKVLEAKDLFINEALMTGEAYPVEKNVGDDVYMGTHVVSGFGVIRVFKIGRDTEYGKIVEKLKLGKGETDFERGLKRFGYTLLEVATFLIFLVFAINTYYNRGVIDSLLFALSLGIGITPVLLPAVVSVGLSYGARHMAQKGAIVKRLTSIENFGSMNVLCCDKTGTLTEGVMKVYTFRDLSDKESKKVALFSYLNSYFQTGYKNPIDEAIKEELKSTDILEFKKLDELPYDFNRKRLSVLIKKDQENLLITKGAYSHVIDICTYAEIDGEVVDIRKVMQEIQKIYTQYSTQGFRLIAIAYKPMKGESISYGDEEGEIFLGFVVMHDPLKEDAKNVVEKLLSLGVELRIITGDNRLVAEYVAEKLGLKGKVMSGEDFKNFSEEALIRRIKDVFVFAELSPLQKERVVSALKKAGYVVGYMGDGINDVTAMRSADVAISVENAVDVAKESADIVFLKPDLNTVIDAVLEGRKTFLNTMKYLFMQTSSNFGNVFSMAGASLLVPFLPMLPKQVLTANLLTDIAVMSIPADGVDDDWIKLPKRWNIEFIEKFMFFFGLLSSFFDYITFTFLLYILGATSETFRTAWFLEGLFTQILVLLILRTRKPSIKSKPSSLLIFTVFVTGVTGLLIPFTPLGNLLELKPLNLTLYVFIFLITLLYLVSVEALKRLFYRRYNL; encoded by the coding sequence TTGGGGAGCAATGCTTCTAAAATTTTAGGACTATCCTCAAGTCAAGCCAACGAAAGACTCAAAAGATACGGCTATAATAGGATAGAAAAGGGGAAAAGGCTAAGCGATCTGGATATCCTTTTAAGTCAGTTTAAGAATCCTTATATCTTCTTGCTTCTCTTTACCGCAATTTTATCAGCCTTTTTGGGTGAGAAAACTGATGCTTTTGTAATAGTTAGCATAATTCTACTCGGTGGTCTTTTGGACTTTTGGCAGGAAAGGGGAGCTAACAAAACGGTAGAGAAGCTCCTCTCTATGGTGAAGACGCACGCGACTGTGATAAGGGATGGTGTGGAAAGAGACATTCCCATGGAGGAAGTCACAGTAGAAGATGCGGTGATTCTGAGGGCGGGTGATATGGTACCTGCGGACGGTAAAGTGCTTGAAGCAAAAGACCTTTTCATTAACGAAGCTCTGATGACTGGTGAAGCCTATCCTGTGGAAAAAAATGTAGGGGACGATGTTTATATGGGTACGCATGTGGTAAGCGGTTTTGGAGTAATAAGAGTTTTTAAGATAGGTAGAGATACTGAGTATGGAAAGATAGTTGAAAAGTTAAAGCTTGGTAAAGGAGAAACGGATTTTGAGAGAGGTCTAAAGCGATTCGGTTATACGCTCCTTGAGGTGGCAACATTTCTCATTTTTCTGGTTTTCGCGATCAATACTTATTATAACAGGGGTGTCATAGATTCACTCCTCTTTGCGCTTTCTCTGGGTATAGGCATAACGCCCGTACTTCTTCCTGCGGTAGTCAGCGTTGGTCTCTCTTACGGAGCAAGACATATGGCTCAAAAAGGTGCTATAGTAAAAAGGCTTACATCTATAGAAAACTTTGGAAGTATGAACGTTCTGTGTTGTGATAAAACTGGAACTCTTACAGAAGGAGTCATGAAAGTTTATACTTTCAGAGATTTATCAGATAAGGAAAGCAAAAAAGTAGCTCTCTTTTCATATCTAAATTCATATTTTCAAACAGGTTACAAAAACCCAATAGACGAAGCTATAAAGGAAGAATTAAAATCAACGGATATCTTAGAATTTAAAAAGCTTGATGAACTTCCTTACGATTTTAATAGAAAGCGCCTTTCTGTACTTATCAAGAAAGATCAAGAAAATCTTTTAATAACTAAGGGTGCATACTCACATGTAATAGATATCTGCACGTATGCAGAAATTGATGGAGAAGTTGTTGATATTCGCAAGGTAATGCAGGAAATTCAAAAAATTTACACGCAATACAGCACGCAGGGTTTCAGATTAATAGCAATTGCATACAAACCTATGAAGGGGGAATCCATAAGTTATGGAGATGAGGAAGGAGAAATATTCCTTGGCTTTGTGGTAATGCACGATCCACTAAAGGAAGATGCAAAGAATGTTGTAGAAAAGCTGTTAAGCCTTGGTGTGGAGCTAAGAATCATAACTGGAGACAACAGGCTCGTTGCTGAGTATGTAGCAGAAAAACTCGGCTTAAAAGGTAAAGTTATGAGTGGTGAAGACTTTAAAAATTTCTCCGAAGAAGCTCTTATAAGAAGAATCAAGGATGTTTTCGTATTTGCGGAACTCTCTCCCTTGCAAAAAGAGAGGGTCGTTAGCGCTCTGAAAAAGGCGGGTTACGTAGTGGGATACATGGGAGACGGAATAAATGATGTTACCGCTATGAGGAGTGCCGATGTGGCTATATCTGTGGAAAACGCTGTAGATGTGGCAAAAGAGAGCGCTGACATAGTTTTTCTTAAACCAGACCTAAACACAGTAATAGATGCCGTACTTGAAGGCAGGAAAACTTTCCTTAACACCATGAAGTATTTATTTATGCAAACAAGCTCCAACTTTGGTAACGTGTTTTCTATGGCTGGTGCATCCCTTTTGGTCCCTTTCCTTCCCATGCTACCAAAACAGGTTTTGACCGCAAACCTCTTAACGGATATCGCGGTAATGTCCATACCAGCCGATGGTGTGGATGATGATTGGATAAAGCTCCCAAAAAGGTGGAATATAGAGTTTATTGAAAAGTTCATGTTCTTTTTTGGGCTTTTGAGTTCCTTTTTTGATTACATTACTTTCACCTTCCTTCTTTACATACTTGGAGCAACGTCTGAAACTTTCCGCACCGCATGGTTTCTTGAAGGATTATTTACCCAAATCCTTGTCCTACTCATATTACGCACAAGGAAACCTTCTATAAAAAGTAAACCCTCCTCTCTCCTCATATTTACTGTATTCGTAACGGGAGTAACAGGCTTACTTATACCCTTTACCCCTCTTGGAAACCTGTTAGAGCTAAAGCCCTTAAACTTGACCCTTTACGTATTTATCTTTTTGATTACTCTCCTTTACCTCGTGTCAGTGGAAGCACTAAAAAGGCTCTTTTACAGAAGATACAATCTCTAA